A DNA window from Streptomyces sp. 71268 contains the following coding sequences:
- a CDS encoding class I adenylate-forming enzyme family protein, whose product MGRIRATLALATAPREAARRHPDVPIHLDQPLDLFPEAGDALNFATFAELVERAAALLVGAGVLPGNRVLVVKRANFDVILLAFACARMGAVPILTHPDVGPTSLGLHVRRGEPAAIVTDADTESAGALDEVGAALPPRLYVGKPGRHGEALQDQPPGELPHSIVPPRDAPQLVTHSSGTTGVPKLVLHTVESFAGHAKPQVNFLRVVRLRDPYLTCVSPVHARAMSGMLTVLAVGLPLGFMTDPDPRNAERMLARVRPGIVETLPNAFIRWEETAEKRPELLAQVRMFISSFDAAHPRTIHTLLAAGRPGARYLQAYGQTETGPLTIKLHRANKGCTDGRCVGRPMIGHTRLRISDEGNTRRLGRGQLGAIFGKSAGVTPAYLGQGDQRVDGWWAMGDVGVVSKRGCLHLYDRIVDQGSGMESLLRAEDQILEGMRQLTEAVLIPVPDGPPVPLVCTRGDRPLDHAAWAEVTAGLPELAPPVQCRWEDIPHTATWKVKRLEVARKLASGELIRLDAR is encoded by the coding sequence ATGGGACGCATACGCGCCACGCTGGCACTCGCCACCGCGCCCCGGGAGGCGGCACGCAGGCACCCCGACGTACCGATCCACCTGGACCAGCCCCTAGACCTGTTCCCGGAAGCCGGGGACGCGCTGAACTTCGCGACCTTCGCGGAGCTGGTGGAGCGCGCCGCCGCGCTGCTGGTCGGCGCCGGCGTGCTGCCGGGAAACCGGGTGCTCGTCGTCAAGCGGGCCAACTTCGACGTCATCCTGCTGGCCTTCGCCTGCGCCCGGATGGGCGCGGTGCCGATCCTCACCCACCCCGACGTCGGGCCGACCTCGCTCGGCCTGCACGTGCGGCGCGGCGAACCGGCCGCGATCGTCACCGACGCGGACACCGAGTCCGCGGGCGCGCTCGACGAGGTGGGCGCGGCGCTGCCGCCGCGGCTCTACGTCGGCAAGCCCGGCCGGCACGGTGAGGCGCTCCAGGACCAGCCGCCCGGCGAGCTGCCGCACTCCATCGTGCCGCCCCGCGACGCGCCCCAACTGGTCACGCACAGCTCCGGCACCACCGGCGTGCCCAAGCTGGTGCTGCACACCGTGGAGAGCTTCGCCGGGCACGCCAAGCCGCAGGTCAACTTCCTGCGCGTGGTGCGGCTGCGGGACCCGTACCTGACCTGCGTCTCGCCGGTGCACGCGCGCGCCATGTCCGGGATGCTCACGGTGCTCGCCGTCGGCCTGCCGCTCGGCTTCATGACCGACCCCGACCCGCGCAACGCCGAGCGGATGCTCGCCCGGGTGCGCCCGGGGATCGTGGAGACGCTGCCCAACGCGTTCATCCGCTGGGAGGAGACCGCCGAGAAGCGGCCCGAACTCCTCGCCCAGGTACGGATGTTCATCAGCTCCTTCGACGCCGCGCACCCGCGCACCATCCATACCCTGCTGGCCGCCGGCCGCCCCGGCGCGCGCTACCTCCAGGCGTACGGGCAGACCGAGACCGGTCCGCTGACCATCAAGCTGCACCGGGCGAACAAGGGCTGTACCGACGGCCGCTGCGTGGGCCGGCCGATGATCGGCCACACCAGGCTGCGGATCAGCGATGAGGGCAACACCCGCCGGCTCGGCAGGGGCCAACTCGGCGCGATCTTCGGCAAGTCCGCCGGCGTCACCCCGGCCTACCTGGGCCAGGGCGACCAGCGGGTGGACGGCTGGTGGGCGATGGGCGACGTCGGCGTGGTCAGCAAGCGCGGCTGCCTGCACCTGTACGACCGGATCGTGGACCAGGGCAGCGGGATGGAGAGCCTGCTCCGGGCCGAGGACCAGATCCTGGAGGGGATGCGGCAGCTCACCGAGGCCGTGCTGATACCCGTCCCCGACGGCCCGCCCGTGCCGCTGGTGTGCACCCGCGGCGACCGCCCGCTGGACCACGCGGCCTGGGCCGAGGTCACCGCCGGGCTGCCCGAGCTGGCGCCGCCCGTGCAGTGCCGCTGGGAGGACATCCCGCACACCGCCACCTGGAAGGTCAAGCGCCTTGAGGTGGCCAGGAAGCTGGCGTCGGGGGAGTTGATCCGACTCGACGCCAGGTGA